A stretch of Bombus huntii isolate Logan2020A chromosome 7, iyBomHunt1.1, whole genome shotgun sequence DNA encodes these proteins:
- the LOC126867773 gene encoding signal-induced proliferation-associated 1-like protein 2 isoform X2 yields the protein MLHVDTATTTEFHRRSSSFLTLLNSVQNEEMIASLPIHSGGVGGGGGGGGGGGGGGGGGGGGGGSSSGPSSRVGRGLALHRSNSSLELPHSPTDPGSRVPEPPLRREYGSQGSIDVVAQSVTVGENLFAMLQDLRPSTSVPTATTPQASDQRCSVGMEYLRRVPDGQMVVDTDEVCGPTGNSSPKLRLKLQRLWGAKAQSRPMEESCSSPVGVSADVEERHRRRAFAHYDCQSLTANLGYAAKLRGILLARRRNTATGASAASSFRASTPDEAPEEDAGDGRGNNLLESCPFFRNEIGGEGEREVGLTRSSPGNGVHRPSLSYGVAVLEPAPGETSWKHSCPLQKRPLPIESIDEGAHYYRRYFLGRDHQNWFGMDEQLGPVAISIRKDANQYRIIVRTSELLTLRGSVPEEALGGIRPQGRLPTRELLELVAPEVQLACLRLGTPTADEALARLDEQGLSNKYKVGVLYCRSGQRTEEEMYNNQHAGPAFLEFLDTIGQRIRLRGFEGYKAGLDTRTDSTGTHAVAATYRGAEVTFHVSTMLPFTPNNRQQLLRKRHIGNDIVTIVFQEPGALPFSPRRIRSQFQHVFIVVRAVDPCSDNTQYKVAVSRSKEVPIFGPPVPQGATFTKGKAFADFILAKVINAENAAHRSEKFATMATRTRQEYLKDLASNYSSTTMVDTGQKFSMLSFSSKKKTAVRPRLSCDALQRGAICWQVILEDSNQNTDSYLGISVDTIVLIEEHSRQIVFVTPCASVLGWHAQTNSLRLYYHQGECITIHVRGDYGERDELMEIVARLRAVTPGSPATELSLKRNSLGQLGFHVQPDGVVTQVESLGLSWQAGLRQGSRLVEICKVAVSTLSHDQMVDLLKTSAQVTVTVIPSNTDGNPRRGCTLQNCQYLSTNYEGDYENVTSPDNTPTQQTAMSHQRRYERSFSPPRSSNSSGYGTGSSSRSFNDPRFPMEGTMTSSSSGHSSNDDRWYELLEPQDQEGTGYRTSTGTPPPPLPVRQSFQMIASKSSSQRKDKESHYASSKQFSENSKHHHGQQQQDHYAKDGNYASSKAVQADNNARHDSYQRQLDNVHRSSQDHVPSSYVKLQKEKYEISKQENLYASQRELQKNDMHYVTHQKLNTSNSLPLAQNASYSLPKSSSNNNLGSRCNEYEQQQQHDGKLERNSKYDAQDEKVLLLDRTSSKYEQDARAHEKRTATINYEYAEEIYERRNSKYDMDIGKYEIECQHGVAERKHAGSGSGDSVEQNRESIRYELPHEFKVGEKVTCLKTSISERPVPHKINVEYRQTKDFAASLPPEVRIGDTGGNCLEVATLPSEDELSNGSGSVSPRLRRATNKHRPGNLTPSSAGSRNQSPRPKSAGVRNSHRNSANLTSSTLQEDLMKLINPDYMADDDQITNNNVTGNALIANHNSNKMNNNILEIQNRCRSRENLCGNGGNALTVLPTNSQENGTGSEVILTMARPATVISNASTASSPAPSENKLSKEERLSPRVTKPTHSISKAPTNLTSVKDAKNHNDTDVDRWQNHHVDSRSKQHAQEWSDDRLIDGCNTIANSVSDLQSHLSTLELRVARETRRRLSLEDEVRRLRDENRRLQDESHAAAQQLRRFTEWFFQTIDHQ from the exons ATGTTACACGTAGAtacggcgacgacgacggaATTTCACCGACGCAGTTCATCGTTCTTGACTCTGTTAAACTCTGTACAA AATGAAGAGATGATCGCAAGCCTACCGATACACAGCGGCGGCGTCGGCGGCggtggaggaggaggaggaggcggaggaggaggaggaggaggtggaGGCGGAGGCGGAGGTAGCAGCAGTGGGCCGAGTAGCCGCGTGGGTCGTGGTCTGGCCCTTCATAGGTCAAATTCGAGTTTAGAGCTTCCTCACAGTCCAACGGATCCTGGGTCTCGCGTACCGGAACCTCCCCTCAGGAGGGAGTATGGATCTCAGG GAAGCATCGATGTAGTGGCTCAATCGGTAACGGTCGGAGAGAATTTGTTCGCGATGCTACAAGACTTGAGGCCGTCGACATCGGTGCCGACGGCGACTACCCCGCAGGCATCGGATCAACGGTGTTCGGTTGGCATGGAGTACCTGAGACGCGTGCCAGACGGGCAAATGGTCGTCGACACGGACGAAGTCTGCGGCCCGACCGGTAACTCCAGTCCCAAGTTACGATTGAAGCTGCAGAGATTGTGGGGAGCGAAGGCCCAGTCCCGGCCCATGGAGGAGAGCTGCAGCAGCCCCGTCGGTGTTTCAGCCGACGTGGAGGAGAGGCACAGAAGGCGAGCGTTCGCTCACTACGATTGTCAGTCGCTCACCGCGAATCTCGGCTACGCAGCCAAGCTGAGAGGTATTCTGCTCGCCAGAAGAAGGAACACCGCGACTGGCGCCTCAGCCGCGAGTTCCTTCAGAGCGTCGACTCCCGACGAGGCGCCGGAAGAGGACGCCGGTGACGGGAGAG GTAACAATTTACTGGAATCGTGTCCCTTCTTCCGGAACGAAATCGGCGGCGAGGGAGAACGGGAGGTGGGCCTTACTCGATCCTCTCCGGGCAATGGAGTTCACAGACCATCTTTGTCGTACGGTGTCGCGGTTTTGGAACCAGCGCCCGGCGAAACATCCTGGAAGCATAGCTGTCCTCTGCAGAAACGGCCGCTACCTATCGAGAGCATCGACGAGGGTGCTCATTATTACAGACGGTATTTTCTCG GTCGAGACCATCAGAATTGGTTCGGTATGGACGAACAGCTGGGTCCGGTTGCCATCAGCATTCGAAAGGACGCCAATCAGTATAGAATAATAGTTCGTACGTCCGAGTTGTTGACGCTTCGCGGTTCGGTCCCGGAAGAAGCTCTCGGTGGCATAAGGCCACAGGGCAGGTTACCGACCCGAGAATTGCTGGAGTTAGTCGCGCCGGAGGTTCAACTCGCTTGCCTCCGTTTAGGAACTCCCACCGCCGACGAAGCTTTGGCTAGATTGGACGAACAGGGACTCTCTAACAAATACAAAGTGGGCGTTCTTTACTGCAGATCCGGTCAAAGAACCGAAGAAGAAATGTACAACAATCAGCACGCCGGACCTGCTTTTCTCGAGTTTCTCGATACCATCG GTCAAAGAATCAGGCTGCGAGGATTCGAAGGGTACAAGGCCGGTTTAGACACGAGAACCGATTCGACCGGCACCCACGCAGTCGCCGCGACCTATAGAGGGGCGGAAGTAACTTTTCACGTGTCAACGATGCTACCCTTTACGCCGAATAACAGACAACAGCTGCTCAGGAAGAGGCACATTGGAAACGATATAGTCACGATCGTTTTTCAG GAACCTGGTGCGTTACCGTTCAGTCCGCGAAGAATACGCTCGCAATTTCAACACGTTTTCATCGTGGTCAGAGCGGTCGACCCATGTTCCGACAACACTCAGTACAAGGTAGCCGTTTCGAGGAGCAAAGAAGTACCGATTTTCGGGCCACCAGTTCCTCAGGGTGCCACGTTCACCAAGGGAAAAGCGTTCGCCGACTTTATCTTGGCGAAAGTGATCAACGCGGAAAATGCCGCGCACAG ATCCGAGAAATTTGCCACCATGGCGACTAGGACGAGGCAAGAGTACTTGAAGGACCTCGCTAGCAACTATTCTTCTACCACGATGGTCGACACCGGGCAAAAATTTT CTATGCTGTCGTTCAGCAGCAAGAAGAAAACGGCCGTACGTCCGAGACTATCTTGCGACGCTTTGCAGCGTGGCGCGATATGCTGGCAGGTGATACTGGAAGATAGCAATCAGAACACGGATTCCTATCTAGGAATAAGCGTGGATACGATCGTCCTGATCGAGGAACACTCCAGACAGATCGTATTCGTTACTCCGTGCGCCAGCGTACTCGGATGGCATGCTCAAACAAACAG CTTGAGATTGTACTATCATCAGGGAGAATGCATTACGATTCACGTGCGAGGCGATTATGGGGAAAGGGACGAATTAATGGAGATAGTGGCACGTCTGCGAGCGGTAACTCCAGGATCCCCGGCCACGGAACTCTCTTTGAAGAGAAACAGCCTGGGACAGTTGGGTTTTCACGTTCAACCGGACGGTGTGGTGACGCAAGTCGAAAGTCTGGGACTGTCTTGGCAAGCGGGATTGAGACAAGGGTCTAGGCTCGTCGAGATCTGCAAAGTAGCCGTGTCCACATTGAGTCACGATCAAATGGTCGACTTGTTGAAAACGAGCGCACAGGTCACTGTGACAGTGATACCGTCCAACACCGACGGTAATCCCAGGAG AGGATGTACGCTGCAAAACTGCCAGTATTTGTCAACGAACTACGAAGGTGACTACGAGAATGTAACCAGTCCCGATAATACGCCGACTCAGCAGACAGCCATGTCTCATCAGAGACGTTACGAGCGATCGTTCAGTCCGCCACGATCGAGCAACAGCTCCGGCTATGGGACAGGATCTAGTTCTAGGTCGTTCAACGATCCACGCTTCCCCATGGAGGGTACAATGACCAGTAGTAGTAGCGGACATAGCAGCAACGACGATCGTTG GTACGAGCTTTTGGAGCCACAAGACCAAGAGGGCACTGGGTACCGTACCAGTACCGGTACTCCTCCACCACCCCTTCCAGTCAGGCAATCCTTCCAGATGATCGCTTCGAAGTCCTCGTCCCAGAGGAAAGACAAGGAATCGCACTATGCGAGTAGCAAACAGTTTTCAGAGAATTCGAAACATCATCACGGTCAGCAACAGCAGGATCATTATGCGAAAGATGGCAATTACGCGTCATCGAAAGCGGTACAGGCTGATAACAATGCGAGACACGATAGTTATCAAAGGCAATTGGATAACGTTCATCGTTCCAGTCAGGATCACGTTCCGTcgagttacgtgaaacttcaAAAAGAAAAGTACGAGATTAGCAAGCAAGAAAATCTGTACGCCTCCCAGAGGGAACTTCAGAAAAACGATATGCACTACGTTACTCACCAAAAGTTGAACACGTCGAATTCTTTGCCTTTAGCGCAGAACGCATCTTATAGCCTGCCAAAGTCTAGTAGTAATAACAATCTTGGATCTAGATGCAACGAGTACgagcagcagcaacaacacGACGGAAAATTGGAAAGAAATTCTAAATACGATGCGCAAGACGAAAAGGTGCTGCTGCTGGATCGAACGTCGTCCAAGTACGAGCAAGACGCAAGAGCCCACGAGAAGAGAACAGCGACGATCAATTACGAATATGCCGAAGAGATATACGAGAGACGAAACAGCAAATACGATATGGATATCGGCAAGTATGAGATTGAATGTCAACACGGCGTTGCCGAAAGGAAGCACGCCGGCAGCGGTAGCGGTGATAGCGTGGAACAAAATCGAGAATCGATCAGATACGAATTACCGCACGAATTTAAAGTCGGCGAGAAGGTTACCTGTCTAAAAACTAGCATCAGCGAGAGACCGGTCCCTCACAAGATAAACGTGGAGTATCGTCAGACGAAAGACTTTGCCGCGAGCCTTCCACCGGAAGTTAGAATTGGCGATACCGGTGGTAATTGCCTAGAGGTGGCTACTCTACCCAGCGAGGACGAACTATCGAACGGATCTGGAAGCGTATCGCCTCGACTGAGAAGAGCAACGAACAAACATCGACCCGGAAATCTGACCCCTTCGAGCGCTGGTTCGAGGAATCAGAGTCCCAGGCCGAAAAGTGCAGGAGTACGAAATTCTCATAGAAATTCCGCGAATTTAACTTCGAGCACTCTTCAAGAGGATCTGATGAAGCTGATCAACCCCGATTACATGGCCGACGATGATCAAATAACGAACAATAACGTAACCGGAAACGCACTCATCGCCAATCACAATTCGAACAAGATGAACAACAATATACTCGAGATTCAAAACAGGTGTAGATCGAGAGAAAATTTATGCGGCAACGGCGGCAATGCGTTGACCGTTCTACCAACGAACAGCCAAGAGAACGGAACCGGATCCGAAGTAATTCTAACGATGGCTAGACCGGCCACGGTCATTTCGAACGCAAGCACCGCGTCCAGTCCTGCACCGAGCGAGAACAAGTTGTCGAAGGAAGAGAG ATTGTCACCGCGTGTTACCAAACCTACCCATTCGATTTCCAAAGCACCGACCAACTTGACGTCCGTCAAAGACGCGAAAAATCATAACGATACGGACGTGGATCGTTGGCAAAATCACCACGTGGATTCTAGATCAAAGCAGCACGCCCAAGAGTGGTCCGACGACAGACTTATCGATGGATGCAATACCATCGC AAATTCCGTGTCGGATTTGCAGTCCCATCTGTCCACGCTCGAGCTAAGAGTAGCCAGAGAGACACGCCGAAGGCTTTCCCTGGAGGACGAGGTGCGTCGTTTGCGAGACGAAAATCGACGCCTGCAGGATGAAAGCCACGCGGCTGCGCAACAGCTTCGACGTTTCACCGAATGGTTCTTTCAAACGATAGACCATCAATAA
- the LOC126867773 gene encoding signal-induced proliferation-associated 1-like protein 2 isoform X4, which yields MIASLPIHSGGVGGGGGGGGGGGGGGGGGGGGGGSSSGPSSRVGRGLALHRSNSSLELPHSPTDPGSRVPEPPLRREYGSQGSIDVVAQSVTVGENLFAMLQDLRPSTSVPTATTPQASDQRCSVGMEYLRRVPDGQMVVDTDEVCGPTGNSSPKLRLKLQRLWGAKAQSRPMEESCSSPVGVSADVEERHRRRAFAHYDCQSLTANLGYAAKLRGILLARRRNTATGASAASSFRASTPDEAPEEDAGDGRGNNLLESCPFFRNEIGGEGEREVGLTRSSPGNGVHRPSLSYGVAVLEPAPGETSWKHSCPLQKRPLPIESIDEGAHYYRRYFLGRDHQNWFGMDEQLGPVAISIRKDANQYRIIVRTSELLTLRGSVPEEALGGIRPQGRLPTRELLELVAPEVQLACLRLGTPTADEALARLDEQGLSNKYKVGVLYCRSGQRTEEEMYNNQHAGPAFLEFLDTIGQRIRLRGFEGYKAGLDTRTDSTGTHAVAATYRGAEVTFHVSTMLPFTPNNRQQLLRKRHIGNDIVTIVFQEPGALPFSPRRIRSQFQHVFIVVRAVDPCSDNTQYKVAVSRSKEVPIFGPPVPQGATFTKGKAFADFILAKVINAENAAHRSEKFATMATRTRQEYLKDLASNYSSTTMVDTGQKFSMLSFSSKKKTAVRPRLSCDALQRGAICWQVILEDSNQNTDSYLGISVDTIVLIEEHSRQIVFVTPCASVLGWHAQTNSLRLYYHQGECITIHVRGDYGERDELMEIVARLRAVTPGSPATELSLKRNSLGQLGFHVQPDGVVTQVESLGLSWQAGLRQGSRLVEICKVAVSTLSHDQMVDLLKTSAQVTVTVIPSNTDGNPRRGCTLQNCQYLSTNYEGDYENVTSPDNTPTQQTAMSHQRRYERSFSPPRSSNSSGYGTGSSSRSFNDPRFPMEGTMTSSSSGHSSNDDRWYELLEPQDQEGTGYRTSTGTPPPPLPVRQSFQMIASKSSSQRKDKESHYASSKQFSENSKHHHGQQQQDHYAKDGNYASSKAVQADNNARHDSYQRQLDNVHRSSQDHVPSSYVKLQKEKYEISKQENLYASQRELQKNDMHYVTHQKLNTSNSLPLAQNASYSLPKSSSNNNLGSRCNEYEQQQQHDGKLERNSKYDAQDEKVLLLDRTSSKYEQDARAHEKRTATINYEYAEEIYERRNSKYDMDIGKYEIECQHGVAERKHAGSGSGDSVEQNRESIRYELPHEFKVGEKVTCLKTSISERPVPHKINVEYRQTKDFAASLPPEVRIGDTGGNCLEVATLPSEDELSNGSGSVSPRLRRATNKHRPGNLTPSSAGSRNQSPRPKSAGVRNSHRNSANLTSSTLQEDLMKLINPDYMADDDQITNNNVTGNALIANHNSNKMNNNILEIQNRCRSRENLCGNGGNALTVLPTNSQENGTGSEVILTMARPATVISNASTASSPAPSENKLSKEERLSPRVTKPTHSISKAPTNLTSVKDAKNHNDTDVDRWQNHHVDSRSKQHAQEWSDDRLIDGCNTIANSVSDLQSHLSTLELRVARETRRRLSLEDEVRRLRDENRRLQDESHAAAQQLRRFTEWFFQTIDHQ from the exons ATGATCGCAAGCCTACCGATACACAGCGGCGGCGTCGGCGGCggtggaggaggaggaggaggcggaggaggaggaggaggaggtggaGGCGGAGGCGGAGGTAGCAGCAGTGGGCCGAGTAGCCGCGTGGGTCGTGGTCTGGCCCTTCATAGGTCAAATTCGAGTTTAGAGCTTCCTCACAGTCCAACGGATCCTGGGTCTCGCGTACCGGAACCTCCCCTCAGGAGGGAGTATGGATCTCAGG GAAGCATCGATGTAGTGGCTCAATCGGTAACGGTCGGAGAGAATTTGTTCGCGATGCTACAAGACTTGAGGCCGTCGACATCGGTGCCGACGGCGACTACCCCGCAGGCATCGGATCAACGGTGTTCGGTTGGCATGGAGTACCTGAGACGCGTGCCAGACGGGCAAATGGTCGTCGACACGGACGAAGTCTGCGGCCCGACCGGTAACTCCAGTCCCAAGTTACGATTGAAGCTGCAGAGATTGTGGGGAGCGAAGGCCCAGTCCCGGCCCATGGAGGAGAGCTGCAGCAGCCCCGTCGGTGTTTCAGCCGACGTGGAGGAGAGGCACAGAAGGCGAGCGTTCGCTCACTACGATTGTCAGTCGCTCACCGCGAATCTCGGCTACGCAGCCAAGCTGAGAGGTATTCTGCTCGCCAGAAGAAGGAACACCGCGACTGGCGCCTCAGCCGCGAGTTCCTTCAGAGCGTCGACTCCCGACGAGGCGCCGGAAGAGGACGCCGGTGACGGGAGAG GTAACAATTTACTGGAATCGTGTCCCTTCTTCCGGAACGAAATCGGCGGCGAGGGAGAACGGGAGGTGGGCCTTACTCGATCCTCTCCGGGCAATGGAGTTCACAGACCATCTTTGTCGTACGGTGTCGCGGTTTTGGAACCAGCGCCCGGCGAAACATCCTGGAAGCATAGCTGTCCTCTGCAGAAACGGCCGCTACCTATCGAGAGCATCGACGAGGGTGCTCATTATTACAGACGGTATTTTCTCG GTCGAGACCATCAGAATTGGTTCGGTATGGACGAACAGCTGGGTCCGGTTGCCATCAGCATTCGAAAGGACGCCAATCAGTATAGAATAATAGTTCGTACGTCCGAGTTGTTGACGCTTCGCGGTTCGGTCCCGGAAGAAGCTCTCGGTGGCATAAGGCCACAGGGCAGGTTACCGACCCGAGAATTGCTGGAGTTAGTCGCGCCGGAGGTTCAACTCGCTTGCCTCCGTTTAGGAACTCCCACCGCCGACGAAGCTTTGGCTAGATTGGACGAACAGGGACTCTCTAACAAATACAAAGTGGGCGTTCTTTACTGCAGATCCGGTCAAAGAACCGAAGAAGAAATGTACAACAATCAGCACGCCGGACCTGCTTTTCTCGAGTTTCTCGATACCATCG GTCAAAGAATCAGGCTGCGAGGATTCGAAGGGTACAAGGCCGGTTTAGACACGAGAACCGATTCGACCGGCACCCACGCAGTCGCCGCGACCTATAGAGGGGCGGAAGTAACTTTTCACGTGTCAACGATGCTACCCTTTACGCCGAATAACAGACAACAGCTGCTCAGGAAGAGGCACATTGGAAACGATATAGTCACGATCGTTTTTCAG GAACCTGGTGCGTTACCGTTCAGTCCGCGAAGAATACGCTCGCAATTTCAACACGTTTTCATCGTGGTCAGAGCGGTCGACCCATGTTCCGACAACACTCAGTACAAGGTAGCCGTTTCGAGGAGCAAAGAAGTACCGATTTTCGGGCCACCAGTTCCTCAGGGTGCCACGTTCACCAAGGGAAAAGCGTTCGCCGACTTTATCTTGGCGAAAGTGATCAACGCGGAAAATGCCGCGCACAG ATCCGAGAAATTTGCCACCATGGCGACTAGGACGAGGCAAGAGTACTTGAAGGACCTCGCTAGCAACTATTCTTCTACCACGATGGTCGACACCGGGCAAAAATTTT CTATGCTGTCGTTCAGCAGCAAGAAGAAAACGGCCGTACGTCCGAGACTATCTTGCGACGCTTTGCAGCGTGGCGCGATATGCTGGCAGGTGATACTGGAAGATAGCAATCAGAACACGGATTCCTATCTAGGAATAAGCGTGGATACGATCGTCCTGATCGAGGAACACTCCAGACAGATCGTATTCGTTACTCCGTGCGCCAGCGTACTCGGATGGCATGCTCAAACAAACAG CTTGAGATTGTACTATCATCAGGGAGAATGCATTACGATTCACGTGCGAGGCGATTATGGGGAAAGGGACGAATTAATGGAGATAGTGGCACGTCTGCGAGCGGTAACTCCAGGATCCCCGGCCACGGAACTCTCTTTGAAGAGAAACAGCCTGGGACAGTTGGGTTTTCACGTTCAACCGGACGGTGTGGTGACGCAAGTCGAAAGTCTGGGACTGTCTTGGCAAGCGGGATTGAGACAAGGGTCTAGGCTCGTCGAGATCTGCAAAGTAGCCGTGTCCACATTGAGTCACGATCAAATGGTCGACTTGTTGAAAACGAGCGCACAGGTCACTGTGACAGTGATACCGTCCAACACCGACGGTAATCCCAGGAG AGGATGTACGCTGCAAAACTGCCAGTATTTGTCAACGAACTACGAAGGTGACTACGAGAATGTAACCAGTCCCGATAATACGCCGACTCAGCAGACAGCCATGTCTCATCAGAGACGTTACGAGCGATCGTTCAGTCCGCCACGATCGAGCAACAGCTCCGGCTATGGGACAGGATCTAGTTCTAGGTCGTTCAACGATCCACGCTTCCCCATGGAGGGTACAATGACCAGTAGTAGTAGCGGACATAGCAGCAACGACGATCGTTG GTACGAGCTTTTGGAGCCACAAGACCAAGAGGGCACTGGGTACCGTACCAGTACCGGTACTCCTCCACCACCCCTTCCAGTCAGGCAATCCTTCCAGATGATCGCTTCGAAGTCCTCGTCCCAGAGGAAAGACAAGGAATCGCACTATGCGAGTAGCAAACAGTTTTCAGAGAATTCGAAACATCATCACGGTCAGCAACAGCAGGATCATTATGCGAAAGATGGCAATTACGCGTCATCGAAAGCGGTACAGGCTGATAACAATGCGAGACACGATAGTTATCAAAGGCAATTGGATAACGTTCATCGTTCCAGTCAGGATCACGTTCCGTcgagttacgtgaaacttcaAAAAGAAAAGTACGAGATTAGCAAGCAAGAAAATCTGTACGCCTCCCAGAGGGAACTTCAGAAAAACGATATGCACTACGTTACTCACCAAAAGTTGAACACGTCGAATTCTTTGCCTTTAGCGCAGAACGCATCTTATAGCCTGCCAAAGTCTAGTAGTAATAACAATCTTGGATCTAGATGCAACGAGTACgagcagcagcaacaacacGACGGAAAATTGGAAAGAAATTCTAAATACGATGCGCAAGACGAAAAGGTGCTGCTGCTGGATCGAACGTCGTCCAAGTACGAGCAAGACGCAAGAGCCCACGAGAAGAGAACAGCGACGATCAATTACGAATATGCCGAAGAGATATACGAGAGACGAAACAGCAAATACGATATGGATATCGGCAAGTATGAGATTGAATGTCAACACGGCGTTGCCGAAAGGAAGCACGCCGGCAGCGGTAGCGGTGATAGCGTGGAACAAAATCGAGAATCGATCAGATACGAATTACCGCACGAATTTAAAGTCGGCGAGAAGGTTACCTGTCTAAAAACTAGCATCAGCGAGAGACCGGTCCCTCACAAGATAAACGTGGAGTATCGTCAGACGAAAGACTTTGCCGCGAGCCTTCCACCGGAAGTTAGAATTGGCGATACCGGTGGTAATTGCCTAGAGGTGGCTACTCTACCCAGCGAGGACGAACTATCGAACGGATCTGGAAGCGTATCGCCTCGACTGAGAAGAGCAACGAACAAACATCGACCCGGAAATCTGACCCCTTCGAGCGCTGGTTCGAGGAATCAGAGTCCCAGGCCGAAAAGTGCAGGAGTACGAAATTCTCATAGAAATTCCGCGAATTTAACTTCGAGCACTCTTCAAGAGGATCTGATGAAGCTGATCAACCCCGATTACATGGCCGACGATGATCAAATAACGAACAATAACGTAACCGGAAACGCACTCATCGCCAATCACAATTCGAACAAGATGAACAACAATATACTCGAGATTCAAAACAGGTGTAGATCGAGAGAAAATTTATGCGGCAACGGCGGCAATGCGTTGACCGTTCTACCAACGAACAGCCAAGAGAACGGAACCGGATCCGAAGTAATTCTAACGATGGCTAGACCGGCCACGGTCATTTCGAACGCAAGCACCGCGTCCAGTCCTGCACCGAGCGAGAACAAGTTGTCGAAGGAAGAGAG ATTGTCACCGCGTGTTACCAAACCTACCCATTCGATTTCCAAAGCACCGACCAACTTGACGTCCGTCAAAGACGCGAAAAATCATAACGATACGGACGTGGATCGTTGGCAAAATCACCACGTGGATTCTAGATCAAAGCAGCACGCCCAAGAGTGGTCCGACGACAGACTTATCGATGGATGCAATACCATCGC AAATTCCGTGTCGGATTTGCAGTCCCATCTGTCCACGCTCGAGCTAAGAGTAGCCAGAGAGACACGCCGAAGGCTTTCCCTGGAGGACGAGGTGCGTCGTTTGCGAGACGAAAATCGACGCCTGCAGGATGAAAGCCACGCGGCTGCGCAACAGCTTCGACGTTTCACCGAATGGTTCTTTCAAACGATAGACCATCAATAA